The proteins below come from a single Odontesthes bonariensis isolate fOdoBon6 chromosome 18, fOdoBon6.hap1, whole genome shotgun sequence genomic window:
- the LOC142368339 gene encoding glyceraldehyde-3-phosphate dehydrogenase-like: MVKIGINGFGRIGRLVTRAAAAGGKVEVVAINDPFIDLDYMVYMFKFDSTHGTWKHGEVKAEGGKLVIGKMHIAVFHERDPTNIKWGDAGVDYVVESTGVFTTIEKASAHLKGGAKRVVISAPSADAPMFVMGVNHNKYDNSMKVVSNASCTTNCLAPLAKVINDNFGIVEGLMSTVHSVTATQKTVDGPSGKLWRDGRGASQNIIPASTGAAKAVGKVVPELNGKLTGMAFRVPTPNVSVVDLTVRLEKPAKYDDIKKVIKAAAEGPMKGILGYTEDQVVSTDFNSDPHSSIFDAGAGIALNEHFVKLISWYDNEFGYSNRVCDLVQHMFSKE; this comes from the exons ATGGTGAAGATCGGGATCAACGG ATTTGGACGCATTGGCCGTCTGGTGACCCGTGCTGCCGCCGCAGGTGGCAAGGTTGAGGTTGTGGCCATCAATGACCCCTTCATCGACCTAGACTACATG gtcTACATGTTTAAGTTCGACTCTACTCATGGTACTTGGAAGCATGGAGAGGTGAAAGCAGAGGGTGGCAAACTGGTTATTGGCAAGATGCACATCGCGGTCTTCCACGA GAGGGACCCCACCAACATCAAATGGGGCGATGCTGGTGTAGACTATGTTGTGGAGTCCACTGGTGTGTTCACAACCATCGAGAAGGCTTCT GCTCACCTGAAGGGTGGAGCTAAGAGGGTGGTCATCTCTGCCCCCAGTGCTGATGCTCCCATGTTTGTCATGGGGGTCAACCACAACAAATACGACAACTCCATGAAGGTTGTCAG CAACGCTTCCTGCACAACCAACTGCCTGGCTCCGCTTGCCAAGGTCATCAATGACAATTTTGGCATCGTTGAGGGTCTCATG AGCACAGTCCATTCTGTCACTGCCACGCAGAAGACCGTTGATGGTCCTTCAGGAAAGCTGTGGAGAGATGGACGTGGTGCCTCCCAGAACATCATTCCAGCCTCCACAGGTGCTGCCAAGGCTGTCGGGAAGGTTGTCCCTGAGCTGAATGG AAAGCTGACTGGTATGGCTTTCCGTGTCCCCACCCCCAATGTGTCTGTGGTTGACCTGACTGTCCGTTTGGAGAAGCCT GCCAAATATGATGACATCAAGAAAGTCATCAAGGCCGCTGCCGAGGGACCTATGAAAGGAATTCTGGGATACACGGAGGATCAG GTTGTGTCCACTGACTTCAACAGTGACCCTCACTCGTCCATCTTTGATGCCGGAGCTGGTATTGCTCTCAATGAGCACTTCGTCAAGCTGATTTCTTG GTATGACAACGAATTTGGCTACAGCAACCGTGTTTGTGACCTGGTCCAGCACATGTTCTCCAAAGAATAA